The Pseudomonas allokribbensis genome has a window encoding:
- a CDS encoding acyl-CoA dehydrogenase family protein: MTWSTLLECRERLPAVADLAEGFATLLHQLGSVTPFELAVAGGRRMATPGLAFLVGYQAALRMLWPSAPPSLGALCATEQRSLRPADMQTRLTDLRLSGQKDFVTAGDAADWLLIAARSEQPGELPRLSLAVVYPGESGVRVEKLPPLPLMPDISHGRLYLDDALCELLAGDGWDAYVKPFRSLEDVYVLSAMTAWLYGVGQGSGWPQPLQLRLLALLAGCAEVSRQPPNNPAGHVLLGGLFAQFDGLKAEVDQALLDGNPEWAAMWQRDQSVMQLAAGARAKRLAKALAASQNTSVMNAG; this comes from the coding sequence ATGACCTGGTCGACCCTGCTTGAATGTCGCGAACGCCTGCCCGCCGTTGCCGATCTGGCGGAGGGTTTCGCCACGCTGCTGCATCAACTGGGCAGCGTCACGCCGTTCGAACTGGCGGTGGCGGGAGGGCGGCGGATGGCGACGCCGGGGTTGGCGTTTCTGGTGGGCTATCAGGCGGCGTTGCGGATGCTCTGGCCGAGCGCGCCGCCGAGCCTGGGTGCTTTGTGTGCGACGGAACAGCGCAGCCTGCGACCGGCGGACATGCAGACCCGGCTCACGGATCTGCGCCTTAGCGGGCAAAAGGATTTCGTCACCGCCGGCGATGCAGCGGACTGGCTGTTGATCGCCGCCCGCAGTGAGCAACCCGGCGAATTGCCGCGCCTGAGCCTGGCGGTGGTGTACCCCGGCGAATCCGGCGTGCGCGTGGAAAAGCTCCCACCGTTGCCGTTGATGCCGGACATCAGCCATGGCCGCCTGTATCTCGACGACGCTCTGTGCGAACTGCTCGCCGGGGACGGTTGGGATGCCTACGTCAAACCGTTCCGCAGCCTTGAAGATGTCTATGTGCTCAGCGCAATGACCGCGTGGCTGTACGGCGTCGGTCAGGGCAGCGGCTGGCCGCAGCCGCTGCAATTGCGCTTGCTGGCGCTGTTGGCCGGTTGCGCGGAGGTCAGTCGGCAGCCACCGAACAATCCGGCGGGGCATGTGTTGCTCGGAGGCTTGTTTGCGCAGTTCGACGGGCTTAAAGCGGAAGTCGATCAGGCGCTGCTCGACGGCAATCCGGAGTGGGCAGCGATGTGGCAGCGCGATCAGTCGGTCATGCAACTGGCCGCAGGTGCGCGGGCCAAACGTCTGGCCAAGGCGTTGGCGGCAAGTCAAAACACATCTGTCATGAACGCCGGCTAG
- a CDS encoding lysophospholipid acyltransferase family protein → MSRLRVYARIARVLLVVTLGLSMASVFGVFERLGLAHSMQRRQRWSRFFMARLSNALPFRVTVHGELPKQPMLWVSNHVSWTDIPLLGMLTPLSFLSKAEVRTWPVAGWLAAKAGSLFIRRGSGDSQLIRKQMTRHLQTEHPLLMFPEGTTTDGRSLRTFHGRLLSAAIDSEVKLQPVAIRYLRNGEIDSLAPFIGDDDLLSHLMRLFSNDCGDVEVHLLKPIACQGRERAALAYEAQQAVQKALFGEVAKPAEPRRAGELIAA, encoded by the coding sequence ATGAGCCGGCTGCGGGTGTACGCGCGGATCGCGCGGGTGCTGCTGGTGGTGACGCTGGGTTTGAGCATGGCCAGTGTCTTCGGGGTTTTCGAGCGATTGGGCCTGGCCCATTCGATGCAACGCCGGCAGCGCTGGTCGCGGTTTTTCATGGCGCGCCTGAGCAATGCCCTGCCCTTTCGCGTGACCGTCCACGGTGAGCTGCCGAAGCAGCCGATGCTATGGGTCAGCAACCATGTGTCGTGGACTGACATTCCGCTGCTCGGAATGCTCACGCCGCTGTCGTTTCTGTCCAAGGCCGAAGTGCGCACCTGGCCGGTGGCCGGCTGGCTGGCGGCGAAGGCCGGCAGCCTGTTCATCCGTCGCGGTTCGGGCGACAGCCAGTTGATCCGCAAGCAGATGACCCGTCACCTGCAAACCGAACATCCGCTGCTGATGTTCCCGGAAGGAACCACCACCGACGGTCGTTCGCTGCGTACCTTCCATGGTCGTCTGCTGTCGGCGGCGATTGATTCGGAAGTGAAGCTGCAACCTGTGGCGATCCGTTATCTGCGCAATGGCGAGATTGATTCGCTGGCACCGTTCATTGGCGACGACGATCTGCTGTCACACCTGATGCGTCTGTTCAGCAACGACTGCGGCGATGTGGAAGTTCATCTGCTCAAGCCGATTGCCTGCCAGGGTCGGGAACGCGCGGCGCTGGCGTACGAAGCCCAGCAAGCGGTGCAGAAAGCGTTGTTCGGCGAGGTGGCCAAACCAGCCGAACCGCGTCGTGCAGGCGAGCTGATCGCTGCCTGA
- the olsB gene encoding L-ornithine N(alpha)-acyltransferase, producing MTQIARISDTGNERRLQAERLIGAEALQQAQALRFNVFSGEFNAKLKGAELGLDMDDYDVHCSHIGVRDLNTGRLVATTRLLDHTAASSLGKFYSEEEFSLHGLAGLQGPILEIGRTCVDPAYRNGGTIAVLWGELAEVLNQGGYSYLMGCASIPMQDGGVQAHAIMQRLRERYLCTEHLRAEPKNPLPTLDIPSNVIAEMPPLLKAYMRLGAKICGEPCWDEDFQVADVFILLKRDELCPRYAKHFKAAV from the coding sequence ATGACTCAGATCGCCCGCATCAGCGACACCGGCAATGAACGCCGTCTGCAAGCCGAACGCCTGATCGGCGCCGAGGCCTTGCAGCAAGCCCAGGCCTTGCGTTTCAACGTGTTCAGCGGCGAGTTCAACGCCAAGCTGAAAGGCGCGGAACTGGGTCTGGACATGGATGACTATGATGTTCACTGCAGCCACATCGGCGTGCGTGACCTGAACACCGGCCGCCTGGTGGCGACCACCCGTTTGCTCGATCACACCGCCGCCAGCAGCCTGGGCAAGTTCTACAGCGAAGAAGAATTCAGCCTGCACGGCCTCGCCGGTCTGCAAGGCCCGATTCTCGAAATCGGCCGCACCTGCGTCGACCCGGCTTACCGCAACGGCGGCACCATCGCCGTGCTCTGGGGCGAACTGGCCGAAGTCCTCAATCAGGGCGGCTACAGCTATCTGATGGGTTGCGCGAGCATCCCGATGCAGGACGGCGGCGTGCAGGCCCACGCGATCATGCAGCGCCTGCGCGAACGTTATCTGTGCACCGAACACCTGCGTGCCGAGCCAAAGAACCCGCTGCCAACTCTGGATATTCCGTCGAACGTGATTGCCGAAATGCCACCGCTGCTCAAGGCCTACATGCGCCTGGGCGCGAAGATCTGCGGCGAGCCCTGCTGGGACGAAGACTTCCAGGTCGCCGACGTGTTCATCCTGCTCAAGCGCGACGAACTCTGCCCGCGCTACGCCAAGCACTTCAAGGCGGCCGTGTGA
- a CDS encoding alkene reductase, giving the protein MATIFDPIKLGDLELSNRIIMAPLTRCRADEGRVPNALMAEYYVQRASAGLILSEATSVTPMGVGYPDTPGIWSNDQVRGWTNVTKAVHAAGGKIVLQLWHVGRISHPSYLNGEAPVAPSAIQPKGHVSLVRPLADFPTPRALETAEIADIVDAYRVGAENAKAAGFDGVEIHGANGYLLDQFLQSSTNQRTDNYGGSLENRARLLLEVTDAAIEVWGAGRVGVHLAPRADSHDMGDDNLAETFTYVARELGKRGIAFICSREKEGADSLGPQLKEAFGGAYIANERFTKDSANAWLAEGKADAVAFGVPFIANPDLPARLKADAPLNQPHPETFYGKGAVGYLDYPTL; this is encoded by the coding sequence ATGGCAACAATTTTCGATCCGATCAAACTGGGCGATCTCGAACTGTCCAACCGCATCATCATGGCGCCGCTGACCCGCTGCCGCGCCGACGAAGGCCGCGTACCGAACGCGCTGATGGCCGAGTACTACGTACAACGCGCCTCGGCCGGCCTGATCCTCAGCGAAGCCACTTCGGTGACCCCGATGGGCGTCGGCTACCCGGACACCCCGGGCATCTGGTCCAATGATCAAGTGCGCGGCTGGACCAACGTGACCAAGGCTGTTCACGCCGCCGGCGGCAAGATCGTCCTGCAACTGTGGCACGTCGGGCGAATTTCCCACCCGTCGTACTTGAACGGCGAAGCGCCGGTTGCACCGAGCGCCATCCAGCCTAAAGGCCACGTCAGTCTGGTGCGTCCACTGGCCGACTTCCCGACGCCACGTGCGCTGGAAACCGCTGAGATCGCCGACATCGTCGACGCCTACCGCGTCGGCGCAGAAAACGCCAAGGCTGCCGGTTTCGACGGCGTGGAAATCCACGGCGCCAACGGTTACCTGCTCGACCAGTTCCTGCAAAGCAGCACCAACCAGCGCACCGACAACTACGGCGGCTCCCTGGAAAACCGTGCCCGCCTGCTGCTGGAAGTGACCGACGCAGCCATCGAAGTCTGGGGCGCCGGCCGTGTCGGCGTGCACCTGGCACCACGCGCCGACTCCCATGACATGGGTGACGACAACCTCGCCGAGACCTTCACCTACGTCGCTCGTGAACTGGGCAAGCGTGGCATCGCCTTCATCTGCTCCCGTGAGAAAGAAGGCGCCGACAGCCTCGGCCCGCAACTGAAAGAAGCCTTCGGTGGCGCTTACATCGCCAACGAACGCTTCACCAAGGACAGCGCCAACGCGTGGCTGGCCGAGGGCAAGGCTGACGCTGTGGCATTCGGTGTGCCGTTCATCGCCAACCCGGACCTGCCGGCACGTTTGAAGGCCGATGCGCCGCTGAACCAACCGCACCCGGAAACCTTCTACGGCAAAGGCGCGGTCGGCTACCTCGACTACCCGACGCTGTAA
- the emhR gene encoding efflux system transcriptional repressor EmhR, producing MVRRTKEEAQETRSQILEAAEKAFYERGVARTTLADIATMAGVTRGAIYWHFSNKADLLQAMLDTLHEPLDELAKASESEDEPDPLGCMRKLLIHLFHQVALDPKTRRINEILFHKCEFTDEMCDLRQQRRTASLDCNVRIALTLSNAVNRGQLPQDLDTARAAISIHAFIDGILYQWLLAPDSFELYAEAERWVDTGLDMLRWSPSLRK from the coding sequence ATGGTCCGTCGTACCAAAGAGGAAGCTCAAGAGACACGAAGCCAGATACTCGAAGCGGCCGAGAAAGCTTTTTATGAGCGGGGCGTTGCGCGCACGACGCTGGCGGACATCGCGACGATGGCCGGCGTGACGCGCGGCGCCATCTACTGGCACTTCAGCAACAAGGCCGACCTGTTGCAGGCGATGCTCGATACGCTGCATGAACCGCTGGACGAGCTGGCCAAGGCCAGCGAAAGCGAGGACGAGCCAGACCCGCTGGGCTGCATGCGCAAATTGCTGATTCATTTGTTTCATCAAGTTGCGCTGGACCCGAAAACCCGGCGTATCAACGAAATTCTGTTTCATAAGTGCGAGTTCACCGATGAAATGTGCGACCTGCGCCAACAGCGTCGGACGGCCAGCCTCGATTGCAATGTGCGGATCGCGCTGACGTTGAGTAATGCAGTCAATCGGGGGCAGTTGCCGCAAGACCTCGACACCGCCCGCGCGGCCATCAGCATTCACGCCTTTATCGATGGCATCCTGTATCAATGGCTGCTGGCCCCGGACAGTTTCGAGCTGTATGCCGAAGCCGAGCGCTGGGTCGATACAGGGCTGGATATGCTGCGCTGGAGCCCCAGCCTGCGCAAATGA
- the emhB gene encoding efflux RND transporter permease subunit EmhB, whose translation MSKFFIDRPIFAWVIALVIMLVGALSILKLPINQYPSIAPPAIAISVTYPGASAQTVQDTVVQVIEQQLNGIDNLRYVSSESNSDGSMTITATFEQGTNSDTAQVQVQNKLNLATPLLPQEVQQQGIRVTKAVKNFLLVIGVVSRDGSMSKDDLSNYIVSNMQDPISRTAGVGDFQVFGAQYAMRIWLDPAKLNKYNLTPADVSAAISAQNVQISSGQLGGLPALPGQQLNATIIGKTRLQTAEQFKAILLKVNQDGSQVRVGDVADVGLGGENSSIAAQFNGKPASGLAVKLANGANALDTAKALRKTIDDLKPFFPQGMEVVFPYDTTPVVTESIKGVVETLVEAIALVFLVMFLFLQNFRATVITTMTVPVVLLGTFGILAAAGFSINTLTMFGMVLAIGLLVDDAIVVVENVERVMAEEGLSPKEATKKSMGQIQGALVGIALVLSAVLLPMAFFSGSTGVIYRQFSITIVSAMALSVMVALIFTPALCATMLKAIPKGEHGTPKRGFFGWFNRNFDRSVRSYERGVGNILQRKAPYLLAYILIVVGMIWLFTRIPTAFLPEEDQGVLFAQVQTPAGSSAERTQVVIDEMRTYLLDKESSSVASVFTVNGFNFAGRGQSSGLAFIMLKPWHERDANNSVFALAQRAQQHFFSFRDAMVFAFAPPAVLELGNATGFDVFLQDRAGIGHDKLMEARNQFLGMAAQSKVLYQVRPNGLNDEPQYHLEIDDEKARALGLSLSDINSTLSISFGSSYVNDFIDRGRVKKVYVQGQAGARMSPEDLKKWYVRNSAGTMVPFSAFAKGEWIYGSPKLARYNGVEAMEILGSPAPGYSTGEAMAEVEAIAAKLPPGVGISWTGLSYEERLSGSQAPALYALSLLMVFLCLAALYESWSIPIAVMLVVPLGIIGALMATSLRGLSNDVYFQVGLLTTIGLAAKNAILIVEFAKELHEQGRSLRDAAIEACRMRLRPIIMTSLAFVLGVVPLAISTGAGSGSQHAIGTGVIGGMLTATILAIFWVPLFFVTVSSMGQRKNAGKDDAIETPKEAGQ comes from the coding sequence ATGTCGAAATTTTTTATCGACCGTCCGATTTTCGCCTGGGTAATTGCCCTGGTGATCATGCTGGTCGGGGCTCTATCGATCCTCAAGTTGCCGATCAACCAGTACCCGAGCATTGCGCCACCGGCCATTGCGATTTCCGTGACCTACCCGGGTGCTTCGGCACAAACGGTTCAGGACACCGTGGTGCAGGTGATCGAGCAACAGCTCAACGGTATCGACAACCTGCGTTATGTGTCGTCGGAAAGTAACTCCGACGGCAGCATGACCATCACCGCGACCTTCGAGCAAGGCACCAACTCCGACACCGCGCAGGTCCAGGTCCAGAACAAGTTGAACCTGGCCACCCCGCTGTTGCCGCAGGAAGTGCAGCAACAGGGTATCCGCGTGACCAAGGCAGTGAAGAACTTCCTGCTGGTGATCGGCGTGGTGTCGCGTGACGGCAGCATGTCCAAGGACGACCTGTCCAACTACATCGTGTCGAACATGCAGGACCCGATCTCCCGGACTGCCGGTGTCGGTGACTTCCAGGTCTTCGGTGCCCAGTACGCGATGCGCATCTGGCTCGACCCGGCCAAGCTGAACAAGTACAACCTGACCCCGGCCGATGTCAGCGCCGCGATCTCGGCGCAGAACGTGCAGATTTCCTCCGGTCAGCTCGGCGGTCTGCCGGCGCTGCCAGGCCAGCAACTGAACGCCACGATCATCGGCAAGACCCGCCTGCAGACGGCCGAGCAGTTCAAGGCGATTCTGCTGAAGGTCAACCAGGATGGCTCGCAAGTGCGTGTCGGCGATGTTGCCGACGTCGGCTTGGGTGGTGAAAACTCCAGTATCGCGGCGCAGTTCAACGGCAAACCGGCTTCCGGTCTGGCGGTGAAACTGGCCAACGGCGCCAACGCCCTCGACACCGCAAAAGCCCTGCGCAAGACGATTGACGACCTCAAGCCGTTCTTCCCGCAAGGCATGGAAGTGGTGTTCCCGTACGACACCACCCCGGTGGTGACCGAGTCGATCAAGGGTGTGGTTGAAACCCTGGTCGAAGCGATCGCGCTGGTGTTCCTGGTGATGTTCCTGTTCCTGCAGAACTTCCGCGCGACCGTCATCACCACGATGACCGTACCGGTGGTATTGCTCGGTACGTTCGGCATCCTCGCGGCCGCCGGTTTCAGCATCAACACCCTGACCATGTTCGGTATGGTGCTGGCCATCGGCTTGCTGGTGGACGACGCCATCGTCGTGGTGGAAAACGTCGAGCGGGTGATGGCCGAAGAAGGCCTGTCACCGAAGGAGGCGACCAAGAAGTCCATGGGCCAGATCCAGGGCGCACTGGTCGGTATCGCCCTCGTGCTCTCGGCGGTACTGCTGCCGATGGCGTTCTTCAGCGGTTCCACCGGTGTGATCTACCGTCAGTTCTCGATCACCATCGTCTCGGCCATGGCCCTGTCGGTAATGGTCGCGCTGATCTTCACCCCGGCACTCTGCGCCACCATGCTCAAGGCGATTCCGAAAGGCGAGCACGGCACGCCGAAACGCGGCTTCTTCGGCTGGTTCAACCGCAACTTCGACCGTAGCGTTCGCAGCTACGAGCGCGGTGTCGGCAACATCCTGCAGCGCAAGGCGCCGTACCTGCTGGCCTACATCCTGATCGTGGTCGGCATGATCTGGCTGTTCACCCGCATTCCAACCGCGTTCCTGCCGGAAGAAGACCAGGGCGTACTGTTCGCCCAGGTACAGACACCAGCCGGTTCCAGTGCCGAGCGCACGCAGGTGGTGATCGATGAAATGCGTACCTACCTGCTGGATAAAGAGTCCAGTTCGGTAGCCTCGGTGTTCACCGTGAACGGCTTCAACTTCGCCGGTCGCGGCCAGAGCTCGGGTCTTGCGTTCATCATGCTCAAGCCATGGCACGAGCGTGACGCGAACAACAGCGTGTTTGCCCTGGCCCAGCGTGCCCAGCAGCACTTCTTCAGTTTCCGCGATGCGATGGTGTTTGCCTTCGCCCCGCCGGCCGTACTGGAGTTGGGTAACGCCACCGGTTTCGACGTGTTCCTGCAGGACCGCGCCGGTATCGGTCACGACAAGTTGATGGAAGCCCGTAACCAGTTCCTCGGCATGGCTGCGCAGAGCAAGGTGCTCTACCAGGTCCGTCCGAATGGCCTGAACGACGAGCCGCAATACCATCTGGAAATCGACGACGAGAAGGCCCGTGCCCTGGGCTTGAGCCTTTCCGACATCAACAGCACCCTGTCGATCTCTTTCGGTAGTAGCTACGTCAACGACTTCATCGACCGCGGTCGTGTGAAGAAGGTTTACGTACAAGGTCAGGCCGGTGCTCGCATGAGCCCTGAAGACCTGAAGAAGTGGTACGTGCGCAACAGCGCCGGCACCATGGTTCCGTTCTCCGCGTTCGCCAAGGGCGAGTGGATCTACGGCTCGCCGAAACTGGCGCGCTACAACGGTGTAGAAGCGATGGAGATCCTCGGTTCTCCGGCGCCGGGCTACTCGACCGGTGAAGCGATGGCCGAAGTCGAAGCGATTGCCGCCAAGCTGCCACCAGGTGTCGGTATCTCCTGGACCGGTCTGTCCTACGAGGAACGTCTGTCCGGCTCGCAAGCGCCAGCGCTGTACGCTCTGTCGCTGCTGATGGTGTTCCTGTGTCTGGCGGCGTTGTATGAAAGCTGGTCGATTCCGATCGCGGTCATGCTCGTGGTGCCGCTGGGGATCATCGGTGCGCTGATGGCTACCAGCCTGCGCGGCCTGTCGAACGACGTGTACTTCCAGGTAGGTCTGTTGACGACCATCGGTCTGGCGGCTAAAAACGCCATTCTGATCGTCGAATTCGCCAAGGAGCTGCACGAGCAAGGGCGCAGTCTGCGCGATGCAGCGATCGAAGCCTGCCGCATGCGTCTGCGACCGATCATCATGACGTCGCTGGCCTTCGTCCTCGGTGTTGTACCGTTGGCGATCTCCACCGGCGCAGGCTCGGGCAGTCAACACGCGATCGGTACCGGCGTGATTGGCGGTATGCTCACGGCCACGATCCTGGCGATCTTCTGGGTCCCACTGTTCTTCGTCACTGTGTCGTCCATGGGCCAGCGCAAAAACGCCGGCAAGGATGACGCCATAGAAACTCCTAAAGAGGCTGGCCAATGA
- a CDS encoding ACP phosphodiesterase: MNYLAHLHLGGQRPGQWLGSLYGDFVKGRLQGQFDPEIEAAIALHRQIDVFTDRHPLVDASLARFSTTRRRYAGIVLDVFFDHCLARDWALYADRPLGQFTTDVYRVLSSERQLPERLAKIAPHMVANDWLGSYQEFEVLEQVLRGISRRLSKPEELAGAMQELRRLYEPLSDDFRLFYPQLQDFAGRQL; encoded by the coding sequence ATGAACTATCTCGCACATTTGCACCTCGGTGGCCAGCGTCCCGGTCAATGGCTCGGCAGTCTGTATGGCGATTTCGTCAAAGGACGGCTGCAAGGGCAGTTCGATCCTGAGATCGAAGCGGCGATTGCCCTGCACCGACAAATCGATGTCTTCACCGATCGCCACCCGTTGGTGGACGCTTCATTGGCGCGTTTTTCCACGACTCGTCGCCGTTACGCCGGCATCGTCCTCGACGTGTTCTTCGACCATTGCCTGGCCCGCGATTGGGCGCTCTACGCCGACCGACCGCTGGGGCAATTCACCACTGACGTATACCGAGTGCTGTCCAGTGAGCGGCAATTGCCCGAGCGCCTGGCGAAGATCGCCCCGCATATGGTGGCCAATGATTGGTTGGGTTCGTATCAGGAATTTGAAGTGCTGGAGCAGGTGCTGCGCGGGATTTCCCGGCGCCTGAGCAAGCCTGAAGAACTGGCGGGGGCGATGCAGGAATTGCGGCGTTTGTACGAACCGCTCAGTGACGACTTTCGCTTGTTCTACCCACAGCTGCAGGACTTCGCAGGCCGGCAGCTGTAG
- a CDS encoding MFS transporter: MPLSLLILALSAFAIGTTEFVIMGLLPDVAADLGVSIPGAGWLVTGYALGVAIGAPFMAMATARLPRKAALVALMGIFIIGNLLCAIATDYEVLMFARVVTALCHGAFFGIGSVVAANLVAPNKRASAVALMFTGLTLANVLGVPLGTALGQEAGWRSTFWAVTVIGVIALIGLIRFLPAKRDEEKLDMRAELAALKGAGIWLSLSMTALFAASVFTLFTYVAPLLGDVTGVSPRGVTWTLMLIGLGLTVGNIIGGKMADKGLAATLIGVFIAMAVTSTVLTWTSIALIPTEITLFLWATACFAAVPALQVNVVTYGQAAPNLVSTLNIGAFNVGNALGAWVGGSVIAHGYGLTSVPLAAAALAILALLVTLITFRRNGNPELATAN, encoded by the coding sequence ATGCCCCTCTCGCTTCTCATACTCGCCTTGAGCGCCTTCGCCATCGGCACCACCGAGTTCGTCATCATGGGCCTGCTGCCCGATGTGGCGGCCGACCTCGGTGTGTCGATCCCCGGCGCCGGCTGGCTGGTGACCGGCTACGCCCTGGGCGTGGCGATTGGTGCACCGTTCATGGCGATGGCCACCGCAAGACTGCCGCGCAAGGCTGCACTGGTCGCGTTGATGGGCATCTTCATTATCGGCAACCTGCTCTGCGCCATCGCCACTGACTACGAGGTGCTGATGTTCGCCCGAGTCGTCACCGCCCTCTGCCACGGTGCGTTCTTCGGCATCGGTTCGGTGGTTGCGGCCAACCTGGTGGCACCGAACAAACGCGCCTCGGCGGTAGCCCTGATGTTCACCGGCCTGACCCTGGCCAACGTACTCGGCGTACCGCTGGGCACCGCACTCGGTCAGGAAGCCGGCTGGCGCTCGACCTTCTGGGCAGTGACCGTGATCGGTGTGATCGCGCTGATCGGCCTGATCCGCTTCCTGCCGGCCAAGCGTGACGAAGAAAAACTCGACATGCGCGCCGAACTGGCCGCGCTCAAAGGCGCCGGGATCTGGCTGTCCTTGAGCATGACCGCACTGTTCGCCGCCTCGGTGTTCACCCTGTTCACTTATGTCGCACCGCTGCTGGGCGATGTCACCGGCGTCTCGCCCCGTGGCGTGACCTGGACTTTGATGTTGATCGGCCTGGGCCTGACCGTCGGCAACATCATCGGCGGCAAGATGGCCGACAAAGGCCTGGCCGCGACACTGATCGGCGTGTTCATCGCCATGGCCGTGACCTCCACCGTACTGACCTGGACCAGCATCGCGCTGATCCCGACCGAAATCACCCTGTTCCTCTGGGCCACCGCGTGTTTCGCCGCCGTGCCAGCCCTGCAAGTGAACGTCGTGACCTACGGCCAGGCCGCACCGAACCTGGTGTCGACCCTGAACATCGGCGCCTTCAACGTCGGCAACGCCCTCGGCGCCTGGGTCGGCGGCAGCGTCATCGCCCACGGCTACGGCCTGACCAGCGTACCTCTTGCTGCTGCGGCGCTCGCGATCCTGGCACTGCTGGTCACCCTGATCACATTCCGCCGGAACGGCAATCCCGAGCTGGCCACCGCTAACTGA
- a CDS encoding ArsR/SmtB family transcription factor gives MNIDLDEIIKALAHPVRRDILNWLKDPKAQFPEQIHNHEYGICAGQIDQRCGLSQSTVSAHLATLQRAGLISSQKAGQWHFFKRNEDVIQAFLSTLSKEL, from the coding sequence ATGAACATTGACCTCGACGAAATAATAAAAGCCCTGGCACACCCAGTACGGCGAGACATCCTCAACTGGCTGAAAGACCCGAAAGCCCAGTTTCCGGAACAGATCCACAACCACGAGTACGGCATCTGCGCCGGGCAGATCGATCAACGCTGCGGCCTGTCGCAATCGACCGTCTCCGCCCACCTGGCCACCCTGCAACGCGCCGGGCTGATCAGCAGCCAGAAGGCCGGCCAGTGGCACTTTTTCAAACGCAACGAGGACGTGATCCAGGCGTTCCTCAGCACCCTCAGCAAAGAGCTCTGA
- the emhA gene encoding efflux RND transporter periplasmic adaptor subunit EmhA, translated as MQFKPAVTALVTAVALASLLSGCKKEEAAPAAPPPQVGVVTLQPQAFTLTSELPGRTSAFRIAEVRPQVNGIILKRLFKEGGDVKAGQQLYQIDPSVYEATLKSAEANLRSTKSISDRYKQLVDEQAVSRQEYDTAVSNRLQSEASLQSAQINVRYTKVYAPISGRIGRSSVTEGALVSSGQADAMATIQQLDPIYVDVTQSSVELLELRRELESGRLQKAGDNAAAVKLTLEDGSQYKLDGKLEFSEVSVDPTTGSVTLRAVFPNPDHTLLPGMFVRAQLQAGVNAAAILAPQQGVTRDLKGTPTALVVGADNKVELRQLKASRTVGSQWLIEDGLKAGDRLITEGLQFVRPGVQVNPTEATNVAKNPAPAKAADKAYGGKGE; from the coding sequence ATGCAATTCAAGCCAGCTGTTACCGCTCTGGTCACTGCCGTCGCCCTGGCATCGCTGCTCAGCGGATGTAAAAAGGAAGAGGCGGCTCCCGCCGCACCACCTCCTCAGGTCGGCGTCGTCACCCTGCAACCACAGGCCTTTACCCTCACGTCGGAACTGCCGGGGCGCACCAGTGCGTTCCGCATTGCTGAAGTCCGTCCGCAGGTCAACGGCATCATTCTCAAGCGTCTGTTCAAGGAAGGCGGCGATGTCAAAGCCGGCCAGCAGCTGTATCAGATCGATCCGTCGGTCTATGAAGCGACCCTGAAAAGCGCCGAAGCCAACCTGCGTTCGACCAAGTCGATCTCCGACCGCTACAAGCAACTGGTCGACGAGCAGGCCGTGAGCCGTCAGGAATACGACACGGCCGTGTCCAACCGCCTGCAATCGGAAGCTTCGCTGCAGAGCGCGCAGATCAACGTGCGTTACACCAAGGTCTACGCGCCGATCTCCGGGCGTATCGGTCGTTCTTCGGTCACCGAAGGCGCACTGGTCAGCAGTGGCCAGGCCGATGCGATGGCAACCATCCAGCAACTGGACCCGATCTACGTCGACGTCACTCAGTCTTCGGTCGAATTGCTGGAACTGCGCCGCGAGCTGGAAAGCGGCCGCCTGCAGAAGGCCGGCGACAATGCCGCAGCGGTCAAGCTGACCCTGGAAGACGGCAGCCAGTACAAGCTCGACGGTAAGCTGGAATTCTCCGAAGTGTCGGTCGACCCGACCACCGGCTCCGTGACCCTGCGCGCCGTGTTCCCGAACCCGGATCACACCCTGTTGCCAGGCATGTTCGTCCGCGCCCAGCTGCAGGCCGGTGTCAACGCCGCCGCCATCCTGGCGCCGCAACAAGGCGTGACCCGTGACCTCAAGGGCACGCCGACCGCGCTGGTCGTCGGTGCGGACAACAAGGTCGAACTGCGTCAGCTCAAGGCCAGCCGTACCGTCGGCAGCCAGTGGCTGATCGAAGACGGCCTGAAAGCCGGCGATCGCCTGATCACCGAAGGGCTGCAATTCGTCCGCCCTGGTGTTCAGGTCAATCCGACCGAAGCGACCAACGTAGCCAAGAACCCGGCACCCGCCAAGGCAGCTGACAAAGCCTACGGCGGCAAAGGGGAGTAA